A part of Candidatus Hydrogenedentota bacterium genomic DNA contains:
- the mtnA gene encoding S-methyl-5-thioribose-1-phosphate isomerase — protein sequence MATQPVSWRDGKLFILDQTLLPRECREIELSRAEAVWEAVRRLRVRGAPAIGVCAAYGVLVGLAERNPASPRAGRMAVAEVADYLATSRPTAVNLFWALDRMRGVMEALPENTPPDALFARLETEALAIHAEDDAMCRAIGRHGAPLIAEGAGVLTHCNAGGLATSGYGTALAPMFTAHAEGRRFRVFADETRPLLQGARLTAWELQQAGIDITLICDGMAAQVMRERRVDLVIVGADRIAADGDAANKIGTYGVAVLARAHDIPFYVAAPSSTFDLSLESGESIPIEQRDPGEITHGFGVQTAPEGISVYNPAFDVTPAELITGIITERGVILEPDRENVARMLGAETGE from the coding sequence ATGGCCACACAGCCGGTTTCATGGCGGGACGGAAAACTTTTCATCCTCGACCAGACATTGCTTCCGCGCGAGTGCCGCGAGATTGAACTGTCCCGCGCCGAGGCCGTCTGGGAGGCCGTCCGGCGGCTGCGGGTGCGCGGCGCGCCCGCCATTGGCGTGTGCGCGGCCTACGGCGTGCTCGTGGGCCTGGCCGAGCGGAACCCGGCATCACCCCGCGCGGGGCGCATGGCGGTGGCGGAGGTGGCGGACTATCTTGCCACGTCGCGGCCCACGGCGGTGAACCTTTTCTGGGCGCTGGACCGCATGCGCGGGGTGATGGAGGCACTGCCGGAAAACACGCCTCCGGACGCGCTGTTCGCGCGGCTGGAGACGGAGGCGCTGGCGATACACGCGGAGGACGACGCCATGTGCCGGGCCATCGGCCGGCACGGAGCCCCGTTGATTGCGGAGGGTGCGGGCGTGCTCACCCACTGCAACGCGGGCGGGCTGGCCACCTCTGGCTACGGCACGGCGCTTGCGCCGATGTTCACCGCCCATGCGGAGGGGCGGCGCTTCCGGGTTTTCGCGGACGAGACCCGGCCCCTGCTCCAGGGCGCCCGGCTCACGGCGTGGGAGCTTCAGCAGGCCGGAATTGACATCACGCTCATCTGCGACGGCATGGCCGCGCAGGTGATGCGCGAGCGGCGCGTGGACCTGGTCATCGTCGGCGCGGACCGCATCGCGGCCGACGGCGACGCGGCGAACAAGATCGGCACCTACGGCGTGGCGGTCCTGGCGCGCGCGCACGACATCCCCTTCTACGTGGCCGCGCCGTCCTCAACCTTTGACTTGTCCCTCGAGTCGGGCGAGAGCATCCCGATAGAGCAGCGCGACCCCGGCGAAATCACCCACGGATTCGGCGTGCAGACCGCCCCGGAGGGAATCAGCGTGTACAACCCGGCCTTTGACGTGACCCCGGCGGAGCTCATCACGGGCATCATCACCGAGCGGGGCGTCATTCTGGAGCCGGACAGGGAAAACGTGGCCCGGATGCTTGGCGCGGAGACCGGGGAATGA